The Christiangramia flava JLT2011 genome has a segment encoding these proteins:
- a CDS encoding prohibitin family protein produces the protein MERLPKIGIPVFIAIIILIIIIAKSAVTIDSGEAGVLYKTFGGGVVTDKPPLSEGFHVVAPWNKVYVYEVRRQEIFEKMKVLSSNGLDIQLDASAWYMPKYNELGKLHQEIGEDYLNRIILPTIRSAARSVVGRYTPEQLYSSKRDAIQREIYAETKKILDDQYIVLDEVLVRDVTLPATIKDAIERKLRQEQESLEYEFRLTKAEKEAERQRIEAEGKARANSILSQSLTDKILTEKGIQATLELAKSGNSKVIVIGSGENGMPLILGDN, from the coding sequence ATGGAACGACTACCAAAAATTGGTATCCCTGTTTTTATAGCAATCATTATTCTGATTATTATTATCGCGAAATCAGCCGTGACCATTGATTCTGGTGAAGCCGGCGTGCTTTACAAGACTTTTGGTGGCGGTGTCGTGACCGATAAACCGCCTCTTTCCGAAGGTTTTCATGTGGTAGCGCCCTGGAATAAAGTGTATGTTTATGAAGTGAGGAGGCAGGAAATATTTGAGAAAATGAAGGTGCTTTCCTCTAATGGTCTGGATATTCAGCTGGATGCCTCGGCCTGGTACATGCCCAAATACAACGAGTTAGGGAAACTGCACCAGGAAATCGGGGAAGATTACCTAAACAGGATCATTCTACCCACCATTCGGTCGGCTGCAAGAAGCGTGGTAGGGAGATACACCCCCGAGCAGTTGTATTCCAGTAAAAGAGATGCGATTCAGCGGGAAATTTATGCGGAAACTAAAAAGATCCTGGACGATCAATACATCGTACTGGATGAGGTTTTGGTTCGCGATGTGACGCTTCCGGCAACGATCAAGGACGCGATCGAAAGAAAATTGCGCCAGGAGCAGGAATCGCTGGAATATGAATTCCGATTAACCAAAGCGGAAAAAGAAGCGGAAAGACAACGTATCGAGGCGGAAGGAAAAGCACGGGCCAACAGCATCCTGAGCCAGTCTCTAACAGATAAGATCCTGACGGAAAAAGGAATCCAGGCTACTCTGGAACTGGCAAAATCAGGCAATTCCAAGGTGATCGTGATCGGTTCCGGTGAAAATGGAATGCCGCTTATTCTGGGGGACAATTGA
- the hisG gene encoding ATP phosphoribosyltransferase, with the protein MKQKLRIAVQKSGRLFEDSQRILKDAGISIDNGKEQLKASSQNFPLEVLYLRNGDIPQYLRDGVVDVAIIGENVLIEKGEDIVKGEKLGFSKCRVSLAVPKSFKYNSIQDLNGAKIATSYPNTVKQFLQKSNIEAELHIINGSVEIAPNIGLADAIVDIVSSGSTLFKNNLKEVEVILKSEAVLAISPQISEERQAILEKLQFRLKSVLNARTSKYILLNAPNNKLEDIIRLLPGMRSPTVLPLAEEGWSSVHTVINEQRFWEVLDELKSYGAEGILVAPIEKMVL; encoded by the coding sequence ATGAAACAAAAACTGAGAATTGCAGTACAGAAATCGGGGAGACTTTTCGAGGATTCCCAGAGGATCCTGAAAGATGCCGGGATTTCCATCGATAATGGAAAGGAGCAATTAAAAGCATCCTCGCAAAACTTTCCGCTGGAGGTGCTATATCTTCGAAATGGTGATATTCCGCAGTATTTGCGGGATGGCGTAGTAGATGTTGCCATTATTGGTGAAAATGTGTTGATAGAAAAAGGTGAAGATATTGTAAAGGGCGAGAAACTGGGATTTTCCAAATGCCGTGTTTCGCTGGCAGTTCCAAAATCTTTCAAATATAACAGCATCCAGGACCTGAATGGCGCTAAGATCGCTACTTCTTATCCGAATACTGTGAAACAATTCCTTCAGAAAAGCAATATTGAGGCTGAGTTGCATATCATTAACGGTTCTGTGGAAATCGCTCCGAATATTGGCCTGGCAGATGCAATCGTTGATATCGTTTCCAGCGGAAGCACGCTCTTCAAAAACAATCTAAAAGAAGTGGAGGTAATCCTGAAAAGCGAAGCAGTTTTGGCCATTTCGCCGCAAATTTCTGAAGAAAGGCAGGCAATCCTGGAAAAATTGCAGTTCCGGTTGAAGTCGGTTTTAAACGCACGCACCTCCAAATATATCCTGCTGAATGCTCCGAATAATAAGCTGGAGGATATCATCAGGCTGCTGCCGGGAATGCGAAGTCCTACTGTTCTGCCGCTTGCAGAAGAGGGCTGGAGCTCGGTTCATACAGTGATCAACGAGCAGCGGTTCTGGGAAGTGCTGGATGAACTCAAATCTTACGGAGCCGAAGGTATCCTTGTCGCGCCCATCGAAAAAATGGTTCTTTAA
- the hisIE gene encoding bifunctional phosphoribosyl-AMP cyclohydrolase/phosphoribosyl-ATP diphosphatase HisIE, whose amino-acid sequence MEIDFNKNADGLVPAIIQDASTQKVLMLGYMNEEAFLKTNRTKQVTFYSRTKQRLWTKGEESGNFLELVDIKLDCDNDTLLIQVNPKGPVCHKGTDTCWAEENTTSFGFISELEGIIESRHKLSQTEPELRKENESSYVVSLFDKGINKIAQKVGEEAVETVIEAKDQNDELFLNESADLLFHYLILLKAKGFKLEDVVGILKNRH is encoded by the coding sequence ATGGAAATCGATTTCAATAAAAACGCTGATGGCCTGGTGCCGGCGATCATTCAGGATGCGAGCACGCAAAAGGTATTGATGCTTGGCTATATGAACGAAGAGGCTTTTTTAAAGACCAACCGCACCAAGCAGGTAACGTTTTATAGCCGCACGAAGCAACGACTTTGGACGAAAGGGGAGGAAAGTGGCAATTTTCTGGAACTTGTAGATATCAAGCTTGATTGCGATAATGATACCCTGCTCATCCAAGTGAACCCTAAAGGCCCGGTGTGTCATAAAGGTACTGATACCTGCTGGGCGGAAGAAAATACCACTTCTTTCGGTTTTATTTCTGAACTGGAAGGAATTATAGAAAGCAGGCATAAGTTGAGCCAGACCGAGCCGGAGTTGCGGAAGGAAAATGAATCCAGCTACGTGGTTTCCCTTTTTGATAAAGGCATCAACAAGATCGCTCAGAAAGTGGGGGAGGAGGCCGTGGAAACCGTCATTGAGGCTAAAGACCAGAACGACGAACTTTTCCTGAATGAAAGCGCTGACCTGCTGTTTCACTACCTTATTCTTCTGAAAGCCAAAGGTTTTAAACTGGAAGATGTTGTGGGAATTTTGAAAAACAGGCATTAA
- the hisA gene encoding 1-(5-phosphoribosyl)-5-[(5-phosphoribosylamino)methylideneamino]imidazole-4-carboxamide isomerase yields MRIIPAIDIIEGKCVRLSKGDYTTKKIYNENPLEVAKSFEDHGIQYLHVVDLDGAKSKHIVNHQVLEQITSKTSLKIDFGGGLKSDDDLRIAFESGASQVTGGSIAVRQPELFRKWLQKYGNEKIILGADCINRKIAVSGWTENSEDDVLDFIKAYEAEGAKYVICTDISKDGMLAGPSFVLYEELLQETETIKLIASGGISEFEELPKLQELGCEGVIIGKAIYENRITLKQLENYILNKN; encoded by the coding sequence ATGAGGATCATTCCCGCTATCGATATTATAGAAGGTAAGTGTGTGCGTCTTTCCAAAGGAGACTACACTACCAAAAAGATTTATAACGAAAATCCGCTGGAAGTGGCCAAATCTTTTGAAGATCATGGCATTCAATACCTGCACGTGGTAGACCTGGACGGTGCAAAGTCGAAACACATCGTGAACCACCAGGTTTTGGAGCAAATCACTTCAAAAACAAGTTTGAAAATTGATTTTGGAGGTGGATTAAAATCAGATGACGACCTGCGAATCGCTTTTGAAAGTGGTGCCAGCCAGGTTACGGGAGGCAGTATCGCGGTGCGGCAACCGGAACTTTTCAGGAAATGGCTTCAGAAGTATGGTAATGAAAAGATCATTTTGGGGGCAGATTGCATCAATCGCAAGATTGCTGTTAGCGGCTGGACAGAAAATTCCGAAGACGACGTGCTGGATTTCATTAAGGCTTACGAAGCAGAAGGCGCGAAATATGTAATTTGTACCGATATTTCCAAAGACGGAATGCTTGCCGGGCCTTCTTTTGTGCTGTATGAAGAACTGCTTCAGGAAACTGAAACTATCAAATTGATCGCATCCGGTGGAATTTCCGAATTCGAGGAACTTCCAAAGCTTCAGGAATTGGGTTGCGAGGGAGTGATCATCGGTAAGGCTATTTACGAGAACAGGATCACTTTAAAACAACTGGAAAATTATATTTTAAACAAAAACTAA
- the hisH gene encoding imidazole glycerol phosphate synthase subunit HisH, with translation MKIVIIDYGAGNIQSIKFAIRRLGYEAVLSSDEKEIRKADKVIFPGVGEASSAMQMLREKELDTVIPLLKQPVLGICLGMQLMCRHSEEGDTTGLGIFDADVKRFPDSVKIPQIGWNQLTKPVSELFEGVDQGDYVYLVHSYYVPECTQEIAGSEYGKAFSVALKKDNFYGVQFHPEKSSKTGEQILKNFLKL, from the coding sequence ATGAAAATTGTGATTATCGATTACGGTGCGGGAAATATTCAAAGTATCAAATTTGCCATTCGCAGGTTGGGTTATGAAGCTGTTCTCAGTAGTGACGAAAAGGAGATCAGGAAAGCTGATAAAGTGATTTTTCCCGGTGTGGGCGAAGCCAGTAGCGCGATGCAAATGCTTCGGGAAAAGGAATTGGATACAGTAATCCCCTTACTAAAACAGCCTGTTTTGGGTATTTGTCTTGGAATGCAACTGATGTGCCGCCATTCCGAAGAAGGAGATACCACTGGTCTCGGGATTTTTGATGCCGATGTCAAACGTTTTCCAGATTCGGTTAAAATCCCGCAGATAGGTTGGAACCAGTTAACAAAACCTGTTTCAGAACTTTTTGAAGGTGTAGATCAGGGAGATTATGTGTACCTGGTTCACAGTTATTACGTTCCGGAATGCACGCAGGAAATTGCCGGAAGCGAATACGGAAAGGCTTTCAGCGTGGCATTGAAAAAAGACAATTTTTACGGGGTACAGTTTCACCCGGAAAAAAGCAGTAAAACAGGAGAACAAATTCTGAAGAATTTTTTAAAACTATAA
- the sucD gene encoding succinate--CoA ligase subunit alpha: MSVLVNKDSKVIVQGFTGSEGTFHAEQMIEYGTNVVGGVTPGKGGQKHLNKPVFNTVSEAVEKTGADVSIIFVPPAFAADAIMEAADAGIKVIITITEGIPVADMVKASDYIKDRDCRLIGPNCPGVITPGEAKVGIMPGFVFKKGKVGIVSKSGTLTYEAADQVVKQGLGITTAIGIGGDPIIGTTTKEAVELLMNDPETECIVMIGEIGGQLEADAAKWVKDNGNKKPVVGFIAGETAPAGRTMGHAGAIVGGSEDTAQAKKKILAENGIHVVDSPAEIGAKVAEVLKG, encoded by the coding sequence ATGAGCGTTTTAGTAAATAAAGATTCTAAAGTAATCGTGCAGGGATTTACCGGAAGTGAAGGGACATTCCACGCCGAACAAATGATAGAGTACGGTACCAACGTTGTTGGAGGTGTAACTCCTGGAAAAGGAGGACAAAAGCACCTGAACAAGCCGGTTTTCAATACAGTTTCTGAGGCTGTGGAGAAGACTGGAGCAGATGTTTCGATCATTTTTGTTCCGCCGGCGTTCGCTGCCGATGCTATAATGGAAGCTGCTGATGCGGGTATCAAAGTGATCATTACCATCACAGAAGGTATCCCGGTTGCCGATATGGTCAAAGCTTCAGATTATATCAAAGATCGCGACTGTAGACTAATTGGACCTAACTGTCCTGGAGTGATCACTCCAGGTGAAGCCAAAGTTGGTATCATGCCAGGTTTTGTGTTCAAAAAAGGAAAAGTTGGAATCGTTTCTAAATCCGGTACGCTTACTTACGAGGCGGCAGATCAGGTGGTGAAGCAAGGTCTTGGTATCACTACAGCGATTGGTATTGGTGGTGACCCGATTATTGGAACCACTACCAAGGAAGCGGTCGAGCTTTTGATGAACGATCCTGAAACCGAGTGTATCGTGATGATTGGAGAGATTGGTGGACAGCTTGAGGCTGATGCTGCTAAATGGGTAAAGGATAACGGAAATAAAAAGCCTGTTGTTGGTTTTATTGCTGGTGAAACGGCTCCAGCCGGTCGTACCATGGGTCACGCCGGGGCGATAGTAGGTGGTAGTGAAGACACTGCACAAGCTAAGAAGAAAATCCTTGCTGAAAACGGTATTCACGTAGTAGATTCTCCTGCCGAGATCGGAGCGAAAGTTGCCGAAGTACTGAAAGGCTAA
- the hisB gene encoding bifunctional histidinol-phosphatase/imidazoleglycerol-phosphate dehydratase HisB: MNKILFVDRDGTLIHEPEDYQIDTLEKLDFYPGALTYLPKIANELGYQIVMVTNQDGLGTDSFPESDFWPYQNFIQKVFENEGFRFEDILIDRTFAKDNAPTRKPNTGLLEGKYLNNSQVDLENSLMIGDRLTDMEFALNFGGKGIFIDTHADLGADEISGRQQEIEECIVLKTDSWKEIYNFLKTINRKASIERNTNETQIEIELDLDGTGKSKIDTGIAFFDHMLDQLSRHGQMDLSIQVRGDLEVDEHHTIEDTAIALGEVFSKALGNKLGIERYGFCLPMDDCLAQVAIDFGGRNWIEWDAEFKREMIGKMPTEMFFHFFKSFSDGARANLNIKAEGVNEHHKIEAIFKAFAKAIKMAVKRDVEKMILPSTKGML, translated from the coding sequence ATGAATAAGATCCTGTTTGTAGACCGCGATGGAACGCTGATCCACGAGCCTGAAGATTACCAGATAGATACTCTCGAAAAACTGGATTTTTACCCGGGAGCGCTTACATATCTTCCGAAGATCGCCAACGAACTGGGTTACCAGATCGTCATGGTAACCAACCAGGATGGCCTGGGAACCGATTCTTTCCCGGAAAGTGATTTCTGGCCCTATCAGAATTTTATTCAGAAAGTATTCGAAAATGAGGGTTTTCGATTTGAAGATATCCTGATAGACCGCACCTTTGCCAAAGACAATGCACCTACCCGAAAGCCCAATACAGGCCTGCTGGAAGGAAAATACCTGAACAATTCGCAGGTGGACCTGGAAAATAGTTTGATGATCGGGGACCGTTTGACCGACATGGAATTTGCTCTTAATTTTGGCGGAAAAGGAATATTTATCGATACTCATGCAGATCTCGGTGCTGATGAAATTAGTGGAAGACAGCAGGAAATTGAAGAGTGTATTGTTCTAAAAACCGATTCCTGGAAAGAAATTTATAATTTTCTTAAAACCATTAACCGCAAAGCTTCGATCGAAAGAAATACCAATGAAACGCAAATTGAGATTGAACTGGACCTGGATGGAACCGGGAAGAGCAAGATCGATACGGGAATTGCCTTTTTTGACCATATGCTGGACCAGCTTTCAAGGCACGGCCAAATGGACCTGAGCATCCAGGTAAGAGGCGATCTTGAAGTCGATGAGCATCACACCATTGAAGATACGGCGATCGCCCTGGGAGAGGTTTTCAGCAAGGCGTTGGGAAATAAACTAGGAATTGAACGCTACGGTTTCTGTTTGCCAATGGATGATTGCCTGGCACAGGTTGCTATTGATTTTGGCGGCAGGAACTGGATCGAATGGGATGCCGAGTTCAAGCGGGAAATGATCGGGAAGATGCCTACTGAAATGTTTTTCCATTTCTTTAAATCCTTCAGCGATGGGGCCCGGGCCAATCTAAACATTAAGGCGGAAGGCGTGAATGAACACCATAAGATCGAAGCGATCTTCAAGGCCTTTGCCAAGGCGATCAAAATGGCGGTAAAACGGGATGTTGAAAAAATGATCTTACCATCTACAAAAGGCATGCTCTAA
- the fabG gene encoding 3-oxoacyl-[acyl-carrier-protein] reductase: MKLLEGKNAIITGGSRGIGKGIAMVFAEHGANVAFTYNSSAESAEALARELSEKGVKAKAYKSNAASFAEAQELVDEVVKEFGSIDILINNAGITKDNLLMRMSEEDFDRVIEVNLKSIFNMTKAAQRTFLKQRSGSIINMSSVVGVTGNAGQSNYAASKAGIIGFSKSMAQELGSRNIRTNVIAPGFIETEMTEKLDEKTVQGWRDAIPLKRGGKPEDIANACVFLGSDLSSYVTGQVIHVDGGMHT; this comes from the coding sequence ATGAAATTATTAGAAGGAAAAAATGCCATTATCACCGGTGGGAGCCGCGGAATCGGGAAAGGTATCGCGATGGTTTTCGCAGAACATGGTGCCAATGTGGCTTTTACTTATAATTCTTCGGCTGAATCTGCTGAAGCACTTGCCAGAGAACTTTCAGAAAAAGGCGTCAAAGCCAAAGCCTATAAATCGAATGCGGCAAGTTTTGCTGAAGCTCAGGAATTGGTAGATGAAGTGGTGAAAGAATTCGGTTCGATAGACATTTTGATCAACAATGCCGGTATCACGAAAGATAACCTGTTGATGCGAATGAGCGAAGAAGATTTTGACAGGGTGATCGAGGTGAACCTGAAATCTATTTTCAATATGACCAAAGCAGCTCAACGCACGTTCCTGAAACAACGTAGCGGGAGCATTATCAATATGAGTTCTGTTGTGGGCGTCACCGGAAATGCTGGGCAGTCCAACTACGCTGCTTCCAAAGCGGGGATCATTGGTTTTTCCAAGTCTATGGCGCAGGAATTAGGCTCCAGGAACATTCGTACCAACGTGATCGCCCCTGGGTTCATTGAAACGGAAATGACCGAAAAACTGGACGAGAAGACCGTTCAGGGCTGGAGGGATGCTATTCCGTTGAAACGTGGAGGAAAACCCGAAGATATTGCCAATGCCTGCGTATTCCTGGGCAGCGACCTGAGTTCTTATGTGACCGGGCAGGTGATCCATGTAGATGGCGGGATGCACACTTAA
- the hisD gene encoding histidinol dehydrogenase — MDKIINPNKSEWAQILKRPTQEVADIEQTVNQIFDEIRQKGDAAVAKYTELFDGFKMNELKASETEIKEAESQISDELKEAISLAKANIEKFHAAQRTSRVSVETTAGVTCWQEKKAIQKVGLYIPGGTAPLFSSILMLAIPANLAGCKEIVLCTPPGKDGKVNPAILYAAKLCGVTQIFKVGGIQAIGAMTFGTESVPQVYKIFGPGNQFVTVAKQLATKYQVAIDMPAGPSELLVYADDSADAAFVASDLLSQAEHGIDSQVILVSTSEKMIDAVSEEIEKQLADLPRQAIAEQAIGNSRLILVNSEEEAMELINEYGPEHFIICSENEDFFTDKVQNAGSVFIGNYTPESAGDYASGTNHTLPTNGYAKQYSGVNLDSFMKTITFQKIEAEGIMEIGPSIELLAEAEGLAAHKNAVSLRLKKLAK; from the coding sequence ATGGATAAAATTATCAACCCGAATAAAAGTGAATGGGCTCAAATTCTGAAAAGGCCTACGCAGGAAGTTGCTGATATCGAGCAAACGGTCAACCAGATTTTTGACGAAATCAGGCAGAAAGGGGATGCTGCCGTGGCGAAATACACCGAGCTATTCGACGGTTTCAAAATGAATGAGCTAAAGGCTTCGGAAACGGAAATCAAGGAAGCAGAATCTCAAATTTCCGATGAATTAAAAGAGGCTATTTCCCTGGCGAAAGCGAACATTGAAAAATTTCATGCGGCGCAGCGTACTTCCAGGGTAAGCGTAGAAACCACGGCAGGTGTGACTTGCTGGCAGGAGAAAAAAGCTATTCAGAAAGTTGGGTTGTATATTCCCGGCGGTACGGCGCCTTTGTTTTCCTCCATTCTAATGTTGGCGATCCCGGCAAACCTTGCAGGTTGTAAAGAGATCGTCTTGTGTACGCCTCCCGGGAAAGATGGGAAAGTAAATCCGGCGATACTGTATGCCGCCAAACTTTGCGGCGTGACACAGATCTTTAAAGTTGGTGGGATTCAGGCGATTGGCGCAATGACTTTCGGGACCGAGAGTGTGCCACAGGTTTATAAGATTTTTGGTCCCGGGAACCAGTTCGTGACGGTGGCCAAGCAACTGGCAACAAAGTACCAGGTTGCGATCGATATGCCTGCAGGCCCCTCGGAACTTTTGGTGTATGCTGATGATTCGGCTGATGCGGCCTTTGTAGCTTCTGATCTCCTGAGCCAGGCAGAACACGGAATAGACAGCCAGGTGATACTTGTTTCAACTTCGGAAAAGATGATCGATGCGGTTTCCGAAGAAATCGAAAAACAACTGGCCGATTTGCCACGGCAAGCCATTGCTGAACAGGCGATTGGAAATTCCAGACTTATTTTGGTCAATTCCGAAGAGGAAGCGATGGAGCTCATTAATGAATACGGGCCGGAACATTTCATCATCTGCTCGGAAAATGAAGATTTCTTTACAGATAAAGTTCAGAACGCAGGGTCAGTTTTCATAGGGAATTACACTCCTGAAAGTGCCGGCGATTACGCATCTGGAACCAATCACACCCTTCCTACCAACGGCTATGCCAAGCAATACAGCGGCGTAAACCTGGACAGCTTTATGAAGACTATTACTTTTCAGAAGATTGAAGCAGAAGGAATTATGGAAATAGGGCCGTCTATCGAATTATTGGCAGAAGCTGAAGGTTTGGCGGCTCACAAGAATGCCGTAAGTCTAAGATTGAAAAAACTAGCCAAATGA
- the hisF gene encoding imidazole glycerol phosphate synthase subunit HisF: protein MLTKRIIPCLDIKDGRTVKGVNFVDLRDAGDPVELAASYAEKGADELVFLDISATEEKRKTLAELVLKVAEQLNIPFTVGGGISSVEDVSILLNNGADKVSINSSAVRNPGLINQLSRKFGSQCVVVAIDAKKIDGVWKVHLVGGKVPTELELFSWAEEVAERGAGEILFTSMDHDGTKNGFANEALARLSEELNIPIIASGGAGDIQHFEDAFTKGKADAALAASVFHFGEIPISDLKKNLQQAGIPVRL, encoded by the coding sequence ATGCTCACAAAACGAATCATTCCCTGTCTGGATATCAAGGATGGAAGAACCGTTAAAGGCGTAAATTTCGTGGACCTTCGCGATGCCGGAGATCCCGTTGAACTGGCCGCCTCGTATGCGGAAAAAGGCGCAGATGAGCTGGTTTTTCTCGATATTTCGGCTACTGAAGAAAAACGGAAAACTCTTGCGGAGCTGGTCCTGAAAGTGGCAGAACAACTGAATATTCCGTTTACCGTGGGAGGAGGGATTTCTTCGGTGGAGGACGTAAGTATTTTGCTGAACAATGGTGCCGACAAGGTTTCGATCAATTCATCAGCCGTAAGGAACCCGGGCCTGATTAACCAGCTTTCCCGGAAATTCGGAAGTCAGTGTGTGGTCGTGGCGATCGATGCTAAAAAAATCGACGGGGTTTGGAAAGTGCACCTGGTTGGCGGAAAAGTGCCGACCGAACTGGAATTATTTTCCTGGGCGGAAGAAGTCGCAGAAAGAGGAGCCGGGGAGATCCTGTTCACTTCGATGGATCATGACGGTACCAAAAATGGCTTTGCGAACGAGGCGTTGGCCAGACTTTCCGAAGAATTGAACATTCCAATCATTGCTTCAGGAGGAGCGGGCGACATTCAACATTTTGAAGATGCCTTCACGAAAGGAAAGGCTGATGCTGCGCTGGCTGCCAGTGTGTTTCATTTCGGGGAAATTCCAATTTCAGATTTAAAAAAGAATTTACAACAGGCCGGTATTCCGGTAAGATTATAA
- the hisC gene encoding histidinol-phosphate transaminase, with protein MSAFQLNKLVRPNVAKLKPYSSARDEFKTDGRKMVFLDANENPNENGLNRYPDPQQVSVKSKLAKLKKIPSTQVLLGNGSDEVLDLIFRAFCEPGQDNIITLPPTYGMYKVLADINNVENREVLLNHEFQPDVTAILEEVDENSKLLFICSPNNPSGNSFSEERILKLLAEFPGLVVIDEAYIDFAENESWIAKLSKFPNLIVTQTFSKAFGKAAIRLGMLFASEAIIEILNKIKPPYNVNELTQREALKVLENSEEIKTQVSDIKGNKSILIEQLLEIEFVRKIYKSDANFLLVEVDDANKRYEELLNIGIVVRNRSNQPLCENCLRLTIGTKTENQQLINALKKLDNE; from the coding sequence ATGAGCGCTTTTCAACTGAATAAACTGGTCCGGCCTAATGTCGCGAAACTGAAACCCTATTCTTCGGCTCGCGATGAATTCAAAACAGATGGCCGAAAAATGGTATTCCTGGATGCCAATGAAAACCCTAATGAAAATGGGCTTAATCGGTATCCAGATCCGCAGCAGGTTAGCGTGAAATCCAAACTAGCGAAACTAAAAAAGATACCATCCACTCAAGTTTTGCTTGGAAATGGAAGCGATGAAGTACTAGACCTTATTTTTCGGGCGTTTTGCGAGCCGGGACAGGACAATATCATCACCTTGCCGCCCACTTACGGCATGTATAAAGTGTTGGCCGATATCAATAATGTGGAAAACAGAGAGGTGCTTTTAAACCATGAATTTCAGCCGGATGTAACGGCCATTCTGGAAGAAGTTGATGAGAATTCGAAGTTGTTGTTCATTTGTTCTCCCAACAACCCAAGCGGAAATTCTTTTTCTGAAGAACGTATTCTGAAATTATTGGCCGAATTTCCAGGCCTTGTGGTGATCGATGAGGCTTATATCGATTTTGCTGAAAATGAAAGCTGGATCGCTAAATTGTCAAAATTTCCAAATCTGATTGTTACTCAAACTTTTTCAAAAGCCTTCGGAAAAGCGGCGATCAGGTTAGGAATGCTTTTCGCTTCGGAAGCGATCATTGAAATTCTGAATAAGATCAAGCCGCCCTATAATGTCAACGAACTCACTCAACGGGAAGCTTTAAAAGTACTGGAAAATTCCGAAGAAATAAAAACGCAAGTTTCTGATATCAAAGGCAACAAGTCTATTTTAATTGAACAGTTACTTGAAATTGAATTCGTTCGAAAAATTTACAAATCTGATGCAAATTTTTTGTTGGTGGAAGTGGATGATGCGAACAAACGTTATGAGGAATTACTGAATATTGGTATCGTCGTAAGAAATCGTAGCAACCAGCCGTTGTGCGAGAATTGCCTGCGACTAACCATTGGAACAAAAACTGAAAATCAGCAATTAATAAACGCTTTAAAGAAATTAGACAATGAATAA